Below is a window of Vibrio gazogenes DNA.
CAGCATTTGTCGCTCATTTATCCAGCGTTAGGTCATAGTTCATGTAGATCGCTACACTTCACATGACCTGCCTTGACTAAATGCACGACAAATTGCTGCAAAAACCATCACGAAAGGTCAACAGCCCCTAACAAACAGGTTATATCTACATCATCTGATTATATCAGCTATAAAAAAACCCGCTCATCAGAACGGGTTTTCTAACAATAATTTGATATAAATTCAAATTATAATACGTCGATCGCATTCAAATCTGAAAATGCTTTTTCAAGACGAGCCACCATAGAAGCTTGACCAGCACGTAACCAAACACGTGGATCATAGTATTTCTTATTCGGTGCATCTTCACCACTTGGGTTACCGATTTGGCCTTGCAGATAATCGTGGTTGTCGGCTTCATACTGACGGATACCGTCCCATGTCGCCCACTGTGTATCAGTATCGATGTTCATTTTGATAACACCGTAGCCGATTGATTCTTGGATTTCTGCTTCGCTAGAACCAGAACCGCCATGGAAAACAAAGTTCAGCGAGTTTTCAGGCAGACTGAATTTCTCAGAAACATATTTCTGAGAATCACGTAGAATTGTTGGCGTCAGAACAACGTTACCTGGTTTGTAAACACCGTGAACGTTACCGAAAGAAGCGGCAATCGTGAAACGATGGCTAACTGCGTTCAGTTTTTCGTATGCATAGGCAACATCTTCAGGAGACGTGTACAGCTCAGAAGTATCCATATCTGAGTTATCAACGCCATCTTCTTCACCGCCAGTACAACCCAATTCGATTTCAAGCGTCATGTTCATTTTTGCCATGCGCGCTAAGTACTTGGTAGAAATCTCAATGTTTTCTTCCAGCGTTTCTTCTGACAAATCAATCATGTGAGAAGAGAACAGTGGTTTACCTGTTTCAGCGAAGAATTTTTCACCGGCATCCAGCAGACCATCGATCCATGGCAGGAGTTTCTTCGCAGCATGGTCAGTATGCAGAATGACAGGAACGCCATAAGCTTCAGCAACCGTATGGACATATTTTGCACCAGCAATCGCACCCAGAACCTGCGTTTGCTGACCTTCAAGTTTCAGACCTTTACCGGCAAAGAAACCTGCGCCACCGTTAGAGAACTGAACGATAACCGGAGACTTAACTTTTGCAGCAGCTTCAAGTACCGCATTCACAGAATCAGTACCAACACAGTTCACTGCTGGTAATGCGAATTTATTTTCTTTCGCTACTTGAAAGACTTTTTGAACATCATCGCCAGAAATGACTCCTGGTTTTACAAAATCGAAGACCTTAGACATGGATTTGATCCTATTCTCTGTCGTTTAAAATAAAACAATTCAATAAATTACAAATATATGCTGTAAATGTTTCCCTATCATGGCAACTATTCTAGCAAATAACCATCGTTCTTGCACAATCGCTGCCGAAGGCAAACTGAAAGCGGGAGTCTTGTTCTCTCCCGCTTCATATCATTATGCTTTTGCGCGAGCTTCCAGCATTTCAACCGCAGGTAGAACCTTGCCTTCAACAAACTCAAGGAATGCACCACCACCAGTCGAGATATATGATACATCGCCTTTAATCCCGAATTTATCGATTGCAGCAAGCGTATCACCACCCCCTGCAACAGAGAATCCATCTGAATCCGCGATCGCTTGAGAGATACCTTTTGTACCGGCTTCAAAGTTCTTGAATTCGAATACACCGACAGGACCATTCCAAAGAATTGTTTTTGCTTCTTTCAGAATTTTTGCCAGTGCCGCTGTTGAATCAGGACCTAAGTCGAAAATCATGTCATCATCTTGAACTTCAGAAACATCTTTGATTTCTGCTTCTGCATTTTCGTCAAATGCTTTTGCACAAGCGACATCAGTTGCAACCGGGATTGCACACTCGTCCATTAATTTTTTCGCAGTATCAACCAGGTCCGCTTCATAAAGTGACTTACCAACATTATTGCCAGCTGCGGCAATGAAAGTATTCGCAATACCACCACCGACAACCAATTGGTCAGCAATTTTTGATAAAGATTCAAGCACTGTCAGTTTTGTGGAAACTTTTGAACCACCAACAATGGCTACCATCGGGCGAGCCGGGTTGTCCATTGCTTTACCCAAAGCATCCAGTTCATTTGCCAGTAAAGGACCTGCACATGCAATCGGAGCGTGCATACCCACACCGTGAGTCGATGCCTGAGCGCGGTGAGCCGTACCGAATGCATCCATCACAAATACATCACACAAAGATGCATATTGCTTAGATAGGGCTTCGTCATTCTTCTTCTCGCCTTTGTTAAAGCGAACATTTTCAAGTACAACTAATTCACCGGTATTGAGTGTTAGGCCATTGAGGTAATCTTTGGCGAGCTTCACTTCACAATCCAGTGCGTCTTGTAAGTAGTTCACAACCGGTTGGAGTGAAAATTCTTCAGCGTATTCACCTTCAGTCGGACGGCCGAGGTGAGATGTCACCATGACTTTTGCGCCAGCCGCAATACAGTGTTTAATTGTTGGCAATGATGCCAAGATCCGTGCATCTGATGTTACTTTGCCATCCTTTACCGGCACATTCAGATCGGCACGAATAAATACGCGTTTACCTGCTAAATCCAGGTCAGTCATCTTGATTACAGACATGGTTGTCCCCTCAAATTGCAATATTGGAAAATATTTTGACAGTTCCGCAACCCTGCCGAACCATCGTTTATCTTGATACTGTATTCACCCGCAGAAGATCATCTTATTTATTTCACTCTAAAAAATAAATACATCTTCGTTCTCGTAAACTTCTACTGTAGTGAATCCATTGCCAAAGCCGTATCCAACATACGGTTTGCAAAGCCCCATTCGTTATCGCACCAGACTAGCATTTTTACCAAACGTCCGTTACTAACTCTTGTTTGTGAACCATCAACAATGGCGCTATGCGCATCATGATTGAAATCGGTCGAAACAAGTGGCGCTTCAGTATAGTCAACAATGCCCCGTAATGTACACTGAGAAGCATCAATTATGGTTTGATTTACGTCATTAACTTTAACATTTGTATTGATTGTGACACTTAAGTCCATCGCGGTTACGTTGACTGTCGGCACCCGCACCGAAATCGCTTCAAACTTATTCAAAAACTTGGGAAAAATTCGCTCGATCCCTTTATGTAACTTGGTGTCTACCGGAATAATCGACTGACTGGCCGCCCGGGTTCGACGCAGATCATGATGATAAGCATCAATCACGGGTTGGTCGTTCATCGAAGAATGAATCGTGGTAATCGTGCCGGAATCAATACCAAAATTTTCATCCAGTACCTTGATAATCGGCACAATACAGTTGGTCGTACACGAGCCATTTGAAACGATGCGATGCTCTGCTTTTAACGAATCATGGTTGACCCCGTAGATAATCGTGTTATCTAAATTATGTCCACCGGGGTGTGAAAAAAGAACCTGCCGCGCACCGGCTTCCAAATGGGCGAGACCATCATCCCGACTGCCAAAAACACCGGTACAATCGAGTACAATATCAATGTCCAGATTACACCACGGCAGGAGTTTCGGCTCAGACAAGTGAAGAATCCGGATCGCATCAGAACCACCATCGTCATGGCTAATATATAAATGTTCTTGATCGTAGCGAACCTTTTTAAAAAAGCGACCATGACTCGAATCATACTGAAGAAGATGAGCCATCGCGTCAGGTTGTGCCAATTCATTGACGGCCACGACTTCAATTTGCTGATTCTTGCCACTTTCATAGACAGCCCGCAAAATATTCCGGCCAATTCGGCCAAAACCATTGATGGCGATTCTTAGCATTCTTCTCTCACCTTATTGTTCTTCTTCATTTTAAATTAGATTGACGATAGTAGCGGATTGTACAAAAAAATAACATTGGTAATCGCCTTCTATCACCGCATGACGCCAAATACAGATAGACTTGCTGGACACATCCAGCATGACAGACCAATCATCCGACCAAAAAATGCCGGACATCTGGTCCGGCATTCAATAGATGATCAACAACTGTACTTATCTTTACCCTAAAGACAGTGCCACTTCCACGACATTGTCCACGGTAAAGCCGAACAATTTGAACAGTTCGCCAGCCGGTGCTGACTCACCAAAGCTGTTCATACCGACAATGCGACCATTGAGGCCGACATACTTGTACCAGTAATCCGCAATACCCGCTTCAATCGCAACGCGAGCAGTCACTGAGGCTGGTAGTACCGCTTCACGGTAAGCGGCATTCTGACGGTCAAATGCATCGGTTGACGGCATGGAAACCACACGAACCTGCTTGCCCTTCGCGGTCAGTTCCGCTGCTGCTTGAACGGCTAAATCAACTTCAGAGCCGGTCGCGATCAGAATTAAATCCGGTGTGCCCTGACAATCTTTCAGGATGTAGCCACCTTTGGCGATGTTTGCTACCTGTTCTGCATCACGCGCTTGTTGCGCCAGATTCTGACGAGAGAAAATCAGTGCCGTCGGGGCATCTTTGCGTTCAATCGCCAGCTTCCAAGCCATCGCGGATTCAACCTGGTCACAAGGACGCCATGTACTCATGTTCGGCGTCAGACGCAGTGAAGCAATTTGTTCAACCGGCTGGTGGGTCGGCCCGTCTTCACCCAAACCAATTGAATCATGGGTGTAAACCTGAATGTTCTGCACTTTCATCAGCGCAGCCATCCGCATGGCATTGCGCGCGTATTCCATAAACATCAGGAAAGTCGCGCCGTAAGGAATGAAACCGCCATGCAACGCAATCCCGTTGATGATAGCCGTCATCCCAAATTCACGGACACCGTAATGAATATAGTTGCCGGACGCATCATCTGGCGTCAGTGACTTCGAGCCAGACCACATGGTCAGGTTAGAAGGCGCGAGGTCAGCCGAGCCGCCCATGAATTCAGGCAGTAACTTGCCGAAGGCTTCCAAAGCATTTTGAGACGCTTTACGAGAAGCGATTGTGGCCGGATTGGCTTGCAATTGTGCAATGATTTGGTTGGCTTGTGTTTCCCAGTCTGCTGGCAGTTCACCATTGACCCGACGCTTGAATTCAGCCGCCAGCTCAGGGTAAGCCGCCTGATACGCTGCGAACTTCTCATCCCATGCGGCTTCTTTTGCTGCGCCGGATTCTTTCGCATCCCACTGCGCATAAATGTCAGCCGGAATCTCAAACGGGCCATATTCCCAACCCAGTTGCTCACGTGTTGCTTTGATTTCATCCGCACCCAGTGGTGCGCCGTGGCAATCATGAGAGCCGGATTTGTTGGGTGAGCCAAAACCAATCACAGTTTTGGTACAAATCAATGTCGGACGTGACGTTTCCGCTTTGGCTGCGGTAATCGCCGCTTCAATCGCCGCAGCATCATGTCCGTCTACCGCCGGAATAACATGCCAGCCGTACGCTTCAAAGCGTTTCGCCGTGTCATCTGTGAACCAACCGTCCACATCACCGTCAATCGAAATGCCGTTGTCATCCCAAAACGCAATCAGCTTGCCCAGACCCAAAGTACCGGCCAAAGAGCACGCTTCATGAGAAATCCCTTCCATCAAACAGCCATCACCGAGGAAAGCATAAGTGTGATGGTCAACGATATTATGCTGGTCACGGTTAAACTGCGCGGCGAGCGCTTTCTCCGCAATTGCCATACCAACCGCGTTGGTGATGCCTTGTCCGAGTGGCCCGGTTGTGGTTTCAATGCCCGGTGCATAACCGTACTCCGGGTGGCCCGGTGTTTTCGAATGCAACTGACGGAAGTTCTTCAGGTCGTCAATCGACAGATCATACCCCGTCAAATGCAACAGTGAATAAATCAGCATCGAGCCGTGGCCGTTAGAGAGCACGAAACGGTCGCGGTCAGCCCAATTCGGGTTTTGTGGATTGTGGTTCAGGTGAGAGCGCCACAGCACTTCAGCGATATCCGCCATCCCCATCGGGGCGCCGGGGTGACCTGAGTTGGCTTGTTGAACACCATCCATACTTAAAGCGCGGATTGCATTCGCGAGACGTTTTTGGGAAGACATGTCAGCTCCTGAAAGTCATAAAGCAAAAAATGAATGTAGATTACGACGAAATAACACCGTATTTGCAAAATACCATATTAAAAAAAGCACTATATTGTCGCAAAGCCCTTTACTTGGCGCAATCGATTTACTGTGCCGATAAGTGCGCGATCTATCGCAGATTTATCGGTTATTTTCCCGAAATGAAAAACACTGTCATTTCCAATAAGCATCATGATGTTTATTAATCATAAAAAAAAAAGCTTGTAATTCCATTGACGCAGAATAGAATAGACGTCTAGATGTAAAAACATCTCTTGCGTTTAGCGCTTGTTTGCAAATAATTTCGAGTAAGTGTTCAGTACGACTTGCTCATCATCTGAGTGGAGTTCTCATGACAAAGCATCTGTTTACTTCTGAATCCGTATCAGAAGGACATCCTGATAAAATTGCCGATCAAATTTCCGATGCCGTACTTGATGCGATTTTAGAACAAGACCCAAAAGCGCGTGTTGCCTGTGAAACCTATGTCAAAACAGGCATGGTCATGGTTGGTGGCGAAATCACGACATCAGCTTGGGTAGATATTGAAGAATTAACCCGAACCACTGTTCGTGAAATTGGCTATACCCATTCAGATATGGGATTCGATGCGGACTCTTGCGCAGTTTTAAATACCATCGGCAAACAGTCTCCGGATATTAATCAAGGTGTCGATCGCGCCGACCCGAAAGAACAAGGCGCCGGTGACCAAGGTATTATGTTCGGTTATGCAACCAACGAAACTGATGTCCTGATGCCAGCCCCGATCACTTACGCTCACCGCTTGGTTCAACGTCAGTCAGAAGTGCGTAAAAACGGCACACTGCCATGGTTACGTCCGGATGCAAAATCTCAGGTAACTTTCCAATATAACGACGGCAAAATTGCCGGAATCGATGCCGTGGTATTATCCACGCAACACAGTGACTCCATTTCAACCGAGTCATTGAGAGAAGCGGTGATGGAAGAGATCATCAAACCGACGCTGCCAGCTGAATGGTTAAACAAAGAAACCAAATACTTTATCAACCCTACCGGTCGTTTTGTTATCGGTGGTCCAATGGGTGACTGTGGTCTGACTGGTCGGAAGATCATCGTTGATACATACGGTGGTGCAGCACGTCACGGTGGCGGTGCCTTCTCCGGAAAAGATCCATCTAAAGTTGACCGTTCAGCCGCCTACGCAGCGCGTTATGTTGCCAAAAACATCGTTGCAGCCGGTCTGGCTGATCGTTGTGAGATTCAACTATCTTACGCGATTGGTGTTGCGGATCCGACCTCAATCATGATTGAAACATTCGGCACAGAAAAAGTTGCACACGATATCATCATTGAAGCCGTTCGTCAGTTCTTCGACCTTCGTCCATACGGACTTCAGGAAATGTTGAATCTGCTTCAGCCGATCTATAAAAAGACTGCTGCTTATGGTCACTTCGGTCGAAATGAATTCCCATGGGAAGCAACCGATAAAGCTGCATTACTACGGGACTTCGCCGGCCTCAAATAAGTCAGCCTGTTCATCAACAGCATTATCTTGAATTCATAGCCCTCCACTCGGAGGGCTTGCTTCTATATACAGAAACCGACATGATAAATAACTTGGATTGCATCATTAAATGCAATCAGTTTCATACAAATTTGCTGTGAGCTAAAAATTGCTTTTAACCGAAAAGAAGAGCCAAACAGATAAGGTAGAACAACGTGTCAGCCTCACCAATATCAGCTGAACTTCATACCCAAGTCACCGCTCGGATCTTGTCTTGTATTGAGCAAGCATCGCACTACTTTCAACACCCCTTCCCGCAACCAAGTCTTAGCTATCAACTGCGTGGTAAAGCGGCCGGAAAAGCTTATTGTCATCGCTGGGAAATCCGTCTGAACCCGGTGCTGCTGGTTGAAAATCAAAGCGAGTTTTTACAACAAGTGATTCCTCACGAGATAGCTCACTTGCTGGTTCACCACCTATATGGACGAGTAAGACCACACGGTTCAGAATGGCAATCGGTGATGACACAGGTTTTCAGTTTGCCCCCTCAGACAACCCACCAATTTGATACACGTTCCGTAGCCGGAGAAACCTTCGCATACCATTGCCAATGTCAGCAATTTTCGTTGTCGATTCGTCGTCACCGGAAAGTACAGCGTCAGCAAGTCATCTATCGTTGTACACAATGCCACCAGCCACTGAGATATAATGGCACCGGATATGAATGACAAACGAGGTTTTTCCCTTTTGTTTTCAATGATCCCTCTTGTAATTTCAGTTTGCAGCGCCCATCTTATACCCAATAAAAGCGACAGGCCTTGATTGATAGGAAGCTTGGATTGATGGGAAGCTTGTTGAGAACCATCCTGTTCACAGATCGGTTTAAAGAAAGTCGGTTTAGAGAAAATTGTCTGAGAAAAAATCGATTGAGAAAAAGTCCGGTTCAGGAAATGTTGATTTAGGAAAATTTATGAGAATGCCCCGTATTTATCATCCGGAGAAAATCTCCCCCGCTCGTCTGGTGACATTAAGCGAAGATGCGGCCGGTCATGTCGGACGTGTACTGAGAATGCAAACAGGGCAGGAAATCTTATTATTTGATGGTAATGGCTCAGAATATCCGGCCGTGTTGACCGAAATCAGTAAAAAAGCAGTCACCGTGCAAGTCGGAGACGCTGTTGTTCGCGACAATGAATCCCCGCTGCACCTTCATCTGGGTCAGGTCATTTCTCGCGGAGACAAAATGGAATTTACCATTCAAAAATC
It encodes the following:
- the fbaA gene encoding class II fructose-bisphosphate aldolase, giving the protein MSKVFDFVKPGVISGDDVQKVFQVAKENKFALPAVNCVGTDSVNAVLEAAAKVKSPVIVQFSNGGAGFFAGKGLKLEGQQTQVLGAIAGAKYVHTVAEAYGVPVILHTDHAAKKLLPWIDGLLDAGEKFFAETGKPLFSSHMIDLSEETLEENIEISTKYLARMAKMNMTLEIELGCTGGEEDGVDNSDMDTSELYTSPEDVAYAYEKLNAVSHRFTIAASFGNVHGVYKPGNVVLTPTILRDSQKYVSEKFSLPENSLNFVFHGGSGSSEAEIQESIGYGVIKMNIDTDTQWATWDGIRQYEADNHDYLQGQIGNPSGEDAPNKKYYDPRVWLRAGQASMVARLEKAFSDLNAIDVL
- the metK gene encoding methionine adenosyltransferase, translating into MTKHLFTSESVSEGHPDKIADQISDAVLDAILEQDPKARVACETYVKTGMVMVGGEITTSAWVDIEELTRTTVREIGYTHSDMGFDADSCAVLNTIGKQSPDINQGVDRADPKEQGAGDQGIMFGYATNETDVLMPAPITYAHRLVQRQSEVRKNGTLPWLRPDAKSQVTFQYNDGKIAGIDAVVLSTQHSDSISTESLREAVMEEIIKPTLPAEWLNKETKYFINPTGRFVIGGPMGDCGLTGRKIIVDTYGGAARHGGGAFSGKDPSKVDRSAAYAARYVAKNIVAAGLADRCEIQLSYAIGVADPTSIMIETFGTEKVAHDIIIEAVRQFFDLRPYGLQEMLNLLQPIYKKTAAYGHFGRNEFPWEATDKAALLRDFAGLK
- a CDS encoding SprT family zinc-dependent metalloprotease, which translates into the protein MSASPISAELHTQVTARILSCIEQASHYFQHPFPQPSLSYQLRGKAAGKAYCHRWEIRLNPVLLVENQSEFLQQVIPHEIAHLLVHHLYGRVRPHGSEWQSVMTQVFSLPPQTTHQFDTRSVAGETFAYHCQCQQFSLSIRRHRKVQRQQVIYRCTQCHQPLRYNGTGYE
- the tkt gene encoding transketolase, giving the protein MSSQKRLANAIRALSMDGVQQANSGHPGAPMGMADIAEVLWRSHLNHNPQNPNWADRDRFVLSNGHGSMLIYSLLHLTGYDLSIDDLKNFRQLHSKTPGHPEYGYAPGIETTTGPLGQGITNAVGMAIAEKALAAQFNRDQHNIVDHHTYAFLGDGCLMEGISHEACSLAGTLGLGKLIAFWDDNGISIDGDVDGWFTDDTAKRFEAYGWHVIPAVDGHDAAAIEAAITAAKAETSRPTLICTKTVIGFGSPNKSGSHDCHGAPLGADEIKATREQLGWEYGPFEIPADIYAQWDAKESGAAKEAAWDEKFAAYQAAYPELAAEFKRRVNGELPADWETQANQIIAQLQANPATIASRKASQNALEAFGKLLPEFMGGSADLAPSNLTMWSGSKSLTPDDASGNYIHYGVREFGMTAIINGIALHGGFIPYGATFLMFMEYARNAMRMAALMKVQNIQVYTHDSIGLGEDGPTHQPVEQIASLRLTPNMSTWRPCDQVESAMAWKLAIERKDAPTALIFSRQNLAQQARDAEQVANIAKGGYILKDCQGTPDLILIATGSEVDLAVQAAAELTAKGKQVRVVSMPSTDAFDRQNAAYREAVLPASVTARVAIEAGIADYWYKYVGLNGRIVGMNSFGESAPAGELFKLFGFTVDNVVEVALSLG
- a CDS encoding phosphoglycerate kinase, which translates into the protein MSVIKMTDLDLAGKRVFIRADLNVPVKDGKVTSDARILASLPTIKHCIAAGAKVMVTSHLGRPTEGEYAEEFSLQPVVNYLQDALDCEVKLAKDYLNGLTLNTGELVVLENVRFNKGEKKNDEALSKQYASLCDVFVMDAFGTAHRAQASTHGVGMHAPIACAGPLLANELDALGKAMDNPARPMVAIVGGSKVSTKLTVLESLSKIADQLVVGGGIANTFIAAAGNNVGKSLYEADLVDTAKKLMDECAIPVATDVACAKAFDENAEAEIKDVSEVQDDDMIFDLGPDSTAALAKILKEAKTILWNGPVGVFEFKNFEAGTKGISQAIADSDGFSVAGGGDTLAAIDKFGIKGDVSYISTGGGAFLEFVEGKVLPAVEMLEARAKA
- the epd gene encoding erythrose-4-phosphate dehydrogenase, giving the protein MLRIAINGFGRIGRNILRAVYESGKNQQIEVVAVNELAQPDAMAHLLQYDSSHGRFFKKVRYDQEHLYISHDDGGSDAIRILHLSEPKLLPWCNLDIDIVLDCTGVFGSRDDGLAHLEAGARQVLFSHPGGHNLDNTIIYGVNHDSLKAEHRIVSNGSCTTNCIVPIIKVLDENFGIDSGTITTIHSSMNDQPVIDAYHHDLRRTRAASQSIIPVDTKLHKGIERIFPKFLNKFEAISVRVPTVNVTAMDLSVTINTNVKVNDVNQTIIDASQCTLRGIVDYTEAPLVSTDFNHDAHSAIVDGSQTRVSNGRLVKMLVWCDNEWGFANRMLDTALAMDSLQ